In Opitutaceae bacterium TAV5, one genomic interval encodes:
- a CDS encoding N-acylglucosamine 2-epimerase translates to MDATLSRIRDQNRRALLEDTLPFWLRHGIDREHGGYRFYLDRDGSAYGDDKPVWLHGRFVWLLATLYADIEARPEWLELARHGADFLRRHAFDTDGRMFFLLDRTGRPLRKRRYFFSEVFAAMAFSALARVTGAPRDLDDAARLVATLETCLVDPDTSSPKFPPKWEPGTRPSQGLAGPMAVLRAAQEFRKVDTTGLADRLATGCVNRIRDHFVKEEFEAVLETVGPDGEFIDTPEGRLLCPGHAIEAGWFILEEAVRRRPHDAGLVRLGSKIIDWSWRRGWDNEYGGLLYFRDVLGKPCTEYWHDMKFWWPHNEAAIATLMAWRLTGEAHHLERFHQVYGWAMAHFPDPEYGEWFGYLHRDGRLSSPVKGGCWKGAFHLPRMQLYLGWFIDRLVTPDAAQQEAAS, encoded by the coding sequence ATGGACGCCACACTTTCACGCATTCGGGACCAAAACCGGCGGGCTCTTCTGGAGGACACTCTTCCCTTCTGGCTCCGCCACGGCATCGACCGCGAGCACGGCGGCTACCGGTTTTATCTGGACCGGGATGGCTCGGCCTACGGCGATGACAAGCCGGTGTGGCTGCACGGACGCTTCGTCTGGCTGCTCGCCACGCTTTACGCGGACATCGAAGCCCGGCCCGAATGGCTGGAACTCGCCCGGCACGGGGCCGATTTCCTGCGGCGCCACGCCTTCGACACCGACGGCCGGATGTTTTTCCTGCTCGACCGGACCGGACGCCCGCTGCGCAAACGCCGCTACTTTTTCAGCGAAGTGTTTGCCGCCATGGCGTTTTCTGCCCTCGCGCGCGTCACCGGCGCCCCGCGGGATCTCGACGACGCCGCGCGCCTTGTCGCCACCCTGGAAACCTGTCTTGTTGATCCCGATACATCATCCCCGAAATTTCCTCCCAAATGGGAACCCGGCACACGGCCTTCCCAGGGTCTCGCCGGTCCCATGGCCGTGCTGCGGGCCGCCCAGGAATTCCGCAAGGTCGACACCACCGGCCTGGCCGACCGCCTCGCCACAGGATGCGTGAACCGCATCCGCGACCACTTTGTGAAGGAGGAGTTCGAGGCCGTGCTCGAAACCGTCGGCCCGGATGGCGAATTTATCGACACACCCGAAGGACGCCTCCTCTGTCCCGGCCACGCCATCGAGGCCGGCTGGTTCATCCTCGAAGAAGCCGTCCGCCGCCGGCCGCACGATGCCGGTCTCGTCCGCCTCGGCAGCAAGATTATCGACTGGAGCTGGCGCCGCGGGTGGGACAACGAGTATGGCGGGCTCCTCTACTTTCGCGACGTCCTCGGCAAACCCTGCACCGAATACTGGCACGACATGAAATTCTGGTGGCCGCACAACGAGGCTGCCATTGCCACCCTGATGGCCTGGCGCCTCACCGGCGAGGCGCATCACCTGGAGCGGTTTCATCAGGTTTACGGGTGGGCCATGGCTCATTTCCCCGATCCCGAATACGGCGAGTGGTTCGGTTACCTGCATCGCGACGGCCGCCTCTCCTCCCCGGTCAAGGGCGGTTGCTGGAAAGGGGCGTTTCACCTGCCCCGCATGCAGCTTTATCTGGGCTGGTTTATCGACCGCCTCGTCACTCCGGACGCGGCACAGCAGGAGGCCGCCTCATGA
- a CDS encoding anchor protein: MKTSLITSGVLAGLVLASLTLPCRTEAALIAYEGFDYTSGDALSGQAGGDGWLAGGFAWGAAPVSGGEANATVGAGNLDHAGLSATGNHAVVSAAGAYPNRYIAVAPYGGLPFGNAGNPVTELWIGFLFQPDTSSFAQLRLSTFGAEGGGSIMSFGSSLGHAELGNVVSEADDVFVSGQTYFIAVQILFNTDSGAADTVHMYVNPTPGPVAPSVSAALLTNTGADISFERIGLVAGTSAAFDEIRIGTTFADIAPAVIPEPAAAGLMLCAVALSGAWFLRRRAGRVSASGHLR; encoded by the coding sequence ATGAAAACGTCTCTCATCACATCCGGAGTCCTGGCAGGACTCGTTCTCGCGTCGCTGACGCTGCCGTGCCGCACCGAGGCCGCACTGATTGCTTACGAAGGTTTCGACTACACGTCCGGTGACGCCCTGTCCGGCCAGGCGGGCGGCGATGGCTGGCTCGCTGGCGGATTCGCCTGGGGCGCCGCTCCGGTTTCCGGGGGAGAGGCCAACGCCACGGTCGGCGCGGGGAATCTCGATCATGCCGGCCTTTCCGCCACGGGGAATCATGCCGTTGTCTCGGCCGCGGGCGCTTACCCCAACCGGTATATCGCCGTTGCTCCTTATGGCGGACTTCCGTTCGGCAACGCCGGCAATCCGGTGACCGAACTCTGGATCGGATTTCTCTTTCAGCCGGATACAAGCAGCTTCGCACAGTTGCGCCTGAGCACGTTCGGTGCCGAAGGCGGGGGCAGTATCATGAGTTTCGGCTCATCGCTCGGCCACGCGGAACTGGGCAACGTCGTCAGCGAGGCCGACGACGTATTCGTTTCCGGGCAGACTTACTTCATCGCCGTCCAGATCCTGTTCAATACCGACTCCGGTGCCGCCGACACCGTGCACATGTACGTCAATCCGACGCCCGGCCCGGTCGCCCCGTCGGTCAGCGCCGCCCTTCTCACCAACACCGGCGCCGACATCAGTTTCGAGCGTATCGGTCTGGTCGCCGGCACATCGGCGGCGTTCGACGAAATCCGCATCGGCACCACCTTTGCCGATATAGCCCCGGCGGTGATTCCCGAACCCGCCGCCGCCGGCCTGATGCTCTGCGCAGTCGCACTTTCGGGAGCGTGGTTCCTCCGCAGACGCGCGGGTCGCGTTTCCGCCTCCGGTCACCTGCGGTAA
- a CDS encoding MFS transporter, with product MLTNANLPPPPRRPLSLGVIFLTLYIDLIGFSIIFPLAPDLLGHYLAVDGKAGLLGWLLDRLEVLAGLLGNTNNLTVVLFGGVISSLFSLLQFVFAPFWGGLSDRRGRRGVLLLTVAGTTASYLLWALSGSFWIFLLARLLGGAFGGNLSVATAAVADVTTRAERAKAMGIVGAAFGLGLITGPLVGAGAAQINLLAHFPSLAAWGVNPFSMPALVAFLLSTANLFWIRARFRETLSADARGRAAEPRLRNPVRAILGLENPSVRGVNLVAFIYALAFVAMEASLVFVGAERFGYTARQNGMVMGFLGLCSIITQGYIVRKLLNRVPETGILGSGLLLTTAGLVSVGFAGHPAFLYLGAALLATGAGLVNPATTGLISLYSGAEEQGRVLGIYRGLGSLARAVTPLLAGIIYYAVPGHSRTLYVLAAALAVFAWALGRRLPQPETG from the coding sequence GTGCTCACGAACGCCAACCTGCCACCGCCGCCACGCCGTCCACTTTCCCTCGGGGTCATTTTCCTGACGCTCTACATCGACCTGATCGGGTTCTCGATCATCTTCCCGCTCGCACCGGACCTGCTCGGCCATTACCTGGCGGTCGATGGCAAGGCGGGGCTCCTCGGCTGGCTGCTCGACCGGCTCGAAGTCCTCGCCGGCCTGCTCGGCAATACCAACAACCTGACGGTGGTGCTGTTCGGCGGCGTGATCAGTTCGCTGTTCTCGCTCCTGCAATTTGTTTTCGCGCCGTTCTGGGGCGGCCTTTCCGACCGGCGCGGCCGGCGCGGCGTGCTCCTGCTCACGGTCGCCGGCACCACGGCCAGTTATCTGCTCTGGGCGCTCAGTGGCTCGTTCTGGATTTTCCTCCTCGCCCGCCTCCTCGGCGGCGCTTTCGGCGGCAACCTCTCCGTGGCGACCGCCGCCGTCGCCGACGTGACGACCCGCGCCGAACGGGCCAAGGCCATGGGCATCGTGGGCGCGGCGTTCGGCCTCGGGCTGATCACCGGTCCGCTCGTCGGCGCCGGCGCCGCGCAGATCAACCTGCTCGCGCATTTCCCCTCGCTGGCGGCCTGGGGCGTCAACCCGTTTTCGATGCCGGCGCTCGTCGCCTTCCTGCTGAGCACGGCCAACCTGTTCTGGATTCGCGCGCGTTTTCGCGAGACCCTTTCGGCCGACGCCCGCGGCCGGGCCGCCGAGCCGCGCCTGCGCAATCCCGTGCGCGCCATCCTCGGGCTCGAAAATCCGTCCGTGCGCGGCGTCAATCTGGTGGCCTTCATCTATGCGCTCGCGTTCGTCGCGATGGAGGCCTCGCTGGTGTTTGTCGGCGCGGAGCGGTTTGGCTACACGGCCCGGCAAAACGGCATGGTGATGGGTTTTCTCGGCCTTTGCTCGATCATCACGCAGGGCTACATCGTCCGCAAGCTGCTCAACCGCGTGCCGGAAACGGGCATCCTCGGCAGCGGCCTGCTGCTGACGACGGCCGGGCTGGTCAGCGTCGGTTTTGCCGGGCATCCGGCTTTCCTGTATCTGGGCGCCGCGTTGCTGGCGACGGGCGCCGGCCTGGTCAACCCGGCCACAACCGGGCTGATCTCGTTGTACTCGGGCGCGGAGGAACAGGGACGCGTGCTCGGCATCTACCGCGGGCTCGGATCGCTGGCGCGAGCGGTGACGCCGTTGCTTGCGGGCATCATCTACTACGCGGTGCCCGGCCACAGCCGCACGCTCTACGTGCTGGCGGCCGCGTTGGCGGTTTTTGCCTGGGCGCTCGGGCGGCGGTTGCCGCAGCCGGAAACCGGATGA
- a CDS encoding sun protein translates to METAPVTRTDSWLTAARLLTRWLDENARIDLLLAELPPSLGRAGRARCQHLLLGALRHLGRIEAAVTPLVERMPRPEVQAVFLLSGFELIDGSRSDDEGFVAKVVHHAVEKTRQLASPAEARMVNAVVRKLAATFAAATAPGRLASAPALGEFYSHPAWMVERWLARFGAEATRALLEWNLRPAPVYARWRHPEKNLPADAGTALVPTSWPQFYEVRTSEWPRIEAMLRTGDLFLQDPSTRHAVDLLAPLPGETILDACAAPGGKSLKIADRMRSGRIISVDLPGPRQTRLEENLSRAPAGVQMERVPLNLLQGQAGAALGKLAPGGFAAVLVDVPCSNTGVMRHRVDVKWRLQQTDFAKHARQQYELLEAVSRHVTPGGRLVYSTCSLEQEENEAVVETFLQKCGGQFRLEETRLLRPWIDGHDGAGVFRFRRSGGQRPDDRGRRPEALQI, encoded by the coding sequence ATGGAAACTGCTCCTGTTACCCGCACCGATTCCTGGCTGACCGCCGCCCGCCTCCTCACCCGCTGGCTCGATGAAAACGCGCGCATCGATCTCCTGCTCGCCGAACTCCCGCCCTCGCTCGGCCGTGCCGGTCGCGCGCGCTGCCAGCATCTCCTGCTCGGCGCGCTCCGCCACCTCGGCCGTATCGAAGCCGCCGTGACACCGCTCGTCGAACGCATGCCCCGCCCGGAAGTCCAGGCGGTGTTCCTGCTCAGCGGCTTCGAGCTGATCGACGGCAGCCGCAGCGACGACGAAGGGTTTGTGGCCAAAGTCGTCCATCATGCCGTCGAGAAAACCCGTCAGCTCGCCAGCCCGGCCGAGGCGCGGATGGTCAATGCCGTGGTCCGCAAGCTCGCCGCCACGTTCGCCGCCGCGACCGCTCCCGGCCGGCTCGCTTCCGCACCGGCGCTCGGCGAATTTTATTCGCACCCCGCCTGGATGGTGGAGCGCTGGCTCGCCCGGTTCGGCGCCGAGGCCACGCGCGCCTTGCTCGAGTGGAACCTGCGGCCCGCGCCCGTTTACGCGCGCTGGCGGCATCCCGAAAAAAACCTCCCCGCCGATGCCGGGACCGCGCTCGTGCCGACCTCGTGGCCGCAGTTCTACGAAGTGCGCACCAGCGAATGGCCGCGCATCGAGGCGATGCTCCGGACGGGCGACCTGTTTTTGCAGGACCCGTCCACGCGCCACGCCGTGGATCTCCTCGCGCCCCTCCCCGGCGAGACGATCCTCGATGCCTGCGCCGCGCCCGGCGGCAAATCCCTCAAGATCGCCGACCGGATGCGCAGCGGCCGGATCATCTCGGTCGATCTGCCGGGTCCGCGCCAGACGCGCCTGGAAGAAAATCTTTCCCGCGCCCCCGCCGGCGTGCAGATGGAGCGCGTGCCGCTCAACCTGCTGCAAGGCCAGGCCGGCGCCGCTCTCGGCAAACTCGCGCCGGGCGGCTTCGCCGCCGTGCTCGTTGACGTGCCCTGCTCCAACACCGGCGTGATGCGCCACCGGGTGGACGTGAAGTGGCGGTTGCAGCAGACCGATTTCGCGAAGCACGCGCGGCAGCAATACGAGTTGCTCGAAGCCGTCTCGCGCCACGTCACCCCCGGCGGCCGGCTGGTGTACAGCACCTGCAGCCTGGAGCAGGAGGAAAACGAGGCCGTCGTGGAAACATTCCTCCAGAAATGCGGCGGACAATTCCGCCTCGAGGAAACGCGCCTCCTCCGCCCCTGGATCGACGGCCACGACGGCGCGGGCGTCTTCCGTTTCCGCCGGAGCGGAGGCCAGAGGCCAGATGACAGAGGCCGGAGGCCGGAAGCTCTTCAAATCTGA
- a CDS encoding sodium:solute symporter, producing MNDLHVSWIDSLIVIVYVVATLMVGLVAVRYFRKGKTSEDEYYLGGRRVPAWVNGMSSAVTAINSDVAPAYCGMAAVVGLSVSWFYLSRFGMTMMIGALLFAARWRALGITTGPQFASIRFGGRSASMVRIVNSFLSVTIAMVPWIGAGILGAHMIFRPLFGFQSEWLTIALVVIPVLIYVWVAGYLGVVFTDVLQTAVIILASLFMIGAVLWHFGGPSGLAGAISAADPARAGQILSATPAGDHRVLTPLLVFLWLIVPAIGSNGGVALDGQRLFSCKNSKEAAKSMIWGYGCLTLVLLALTLPAMGVIALRPEIFDAAPGEREQAYGIMLGSFLPTGALGLTLAAVLASVMSTLSGHLNYASQTIINDIYRPLGGDPGPRLSLWLGRAFTLVIVGLSIVVVFNSRSLIGIAITVAGLAGAAASFGWGQWWWWRANVWGWVTATFGGPVIYVIIGVVLGRWTWWQERWALPSPDTAGMLHAAAGIAVTTVAWIVVSLLTPATKREQLVEFYRRARPSGLWGPVRAEVARIEGPGAVPPRYGILCGLMIGLIGVAMMTSMIVALSELFIGRYTAASGAGCAGIITGFVFKKAFNWHIDRLDPERMQRHGSFACTNEKHSAGLDALKIPPQPAASESGSP from the coding sequence ATGAACGACCTCCATGTTTCGTGGATAGATTCCCTTATCGTCATCGTCTATGTGGTGGCAACGCTCATGGTCGGGCTGGTCGCCGTGCGCTATTTCCGGAAGGGAAAGACCAGCGAGGATGAGTATTATCTCGGCGGACGCCGCGTGCCTGCCTGGGTCAATGGCATGTCGTCCGCCGTCACCGCGATCAACTCGGACGTGGCGCCGGCCTACTGCGGCATGGCCGCGGTAGTCGGGCTGAGCGTGAGCTGGTTTTACCTGTCGCGTTTCGGGATGACGATGATGATCGGCGCGCTCCTGTTTGCGGCCAGATGGAGGGCGCTGGGCATCACCACCGGCCCGCAGTTCGCCTCGATCCGTTTCGGCGGCCGGAGTGCGTCGATGGTGCGCATCGTCAATTCGTTTCTCAGCGTCACCATCGCGATGGTGCCCTGGATCGGCGCGGGCATTCTCGGCGCGCACATGATTTTCAGACCCCTTTTCGGTTTCCAGTCGGAGTGGCTCACCATCGCCCTGGTCGTCATCCCGGTCCTGATCTACGTGTGGGTGGCCGGATACCTCGGCGTCGTATTCACGGATGTGTTACAGACAGCCGTGATCATTCTCGCCAGCCTCTTCATGATCGGCGCCGTCCTCTGGCACTTCGGCGGCCCCTCCGGCCTGGCCGGGGCGATCAGCGCGGCCGATCCGGCCCGGGCCGGGCAGATCCTCTCCGCCACGCCTGCCGGCGACCACCGCGTGCTGACGCCCCTGCTGGTGTTTCTCTGGCTGATCGTGCCCGCCATCGGCAGCAACGGCGGCGTGGCGCTCGACGGCCAGCGGCTGTTCTCCTGCAAGAACAGCAAGGAAGCTGCCAAATCCATGATCTGGGGCTACGGTTGCCTGACCCTCGTGCTGCTGGCGCTGACGCTTCCCGCGATGGGCGTCATCGCGTTGCGGCCGGAAATTTTCGACGCGGCTCCCGGCGAACGGGAGCAGGCTTACGGCATCATGCTCGGCTCCTTCCTGCCGACCGGTGCCCTGGGTCTGACGCTGGCTGCCGTGCTGGCCAGCGTGATGTCCACCCTCAGCGGGCATCTCAACTACGCCTCGCAGACCATCATCAACGACATCTACCGTCCCCTTGGGGGAGATCCCGGCCCGCGACTCTCGCTGTGGCTGGGCCGCGCGTTCACGCTGGTCATCGTCGGCCTCTCTATCGTTGTCGTGTTCAACAGCCGCTCCCTGATCGGCATCGCCATCACGGTCGCGGGCCTGGCCGGAGCCGCCGCCTCGTTCGGCTGGGGGCAATGGTGGTGGTGGCGCGCCAACGTGTGGGGATGGGTGACAGCCACCTTCGGCGGTCCGGTCATCTACGTCATTATCGGAGTGGTCCTCGGTCGCTGGACATGGTGGCAGGAACGTTGGGCGCTGCCGAGTCCGGATACGGCGGGCATGCTTCACGCCGCCGCCGGCATCGCCGTGACCACGGTCGCCTGGATCGTCGTCTCGTTGCTGACCCCGGCGACGAAACGGGAACAGCTCGTCGAGTTTTACCGTCGCGCGCGTCCGTCCGGGCTCTGGGGCCCCGTCCGCGCGGAAGTAGCCCGGATCGAGGGACCCGGCGCCGTGCCGCCCCGATATGGCATCCTGTGCGGATTGATGATCGGACTGATCGGGGTCGCCATGATGACGTCGATGATCGTGGCCCTCAGCGAGCTGTTCATCGGCCGTTACACGGCTGCATCGGGAGCCGGATGCGCGGGAATTATTACGGGATTTGTATTCAAAAAAGCATTCAACTGGCATATCGACCGTCTTGATCCGGAGCGAATGCAGCGACACGGAAGTTTCGCCTGCACAAACGAAAAACACTCAGCCGGGCTCGACGCCCTGAAAATCCCGCCGCAGCCCGCTGCTTCCGAATCCGGCAGTCCGTGA
- a CDS encoding N-terminal cleavage protein, whose protein sequence is MDKKHHSTRIHFIRTELSGVYPGISRFGRKASGAFTLIELLAVIAIIGILAAIIISGLGMVRSKAAKAVCLGNLRQFGVALALYEADHKQLPNGSGKLWDAGGYTLRDFPAYDYLGDEELVWTRPDSVYSYLSTYLDNRNVGVCPALKTTGESSYFGAVRAKACYIWYMGASVYGRRTTLADPLDPDAVASGLADASQEQNPSRVWLMAERTNPDVPNGDAEGIGPHGNHQGNMLFADGHVATGMPVFRPTSQKSPYR, encoded by the coding sequence ATGGACAAGAAACACCATAGCACACGTATTCATTTTATCCGGACAGAATTGTCCGGAGTTTATCCGGGAATTTCCCGTTTCGGAAGAAAAGCATCAGGGGCGTTCACCCTGATCGAACTGCTCGCCGTCATCGCCATCATCGGTATTCTGGCAGCCATTATCATCTCGGGGCTCGGCATGGTGCGCAGCAAGGCGGCCAAGGCCGTCTGCCTCGGCAATCTCCGCCAGTTTGGCGTCGCCCTGGCCTTGTACGAGGCGGATCACAAGCAGTTGCCCAACGGCTCCGGGAAGTTGTGGGATGCGGGAGGCTATACCCTGCGGGATTTTCCCGCCTATGATTATTTGGGCGACGAAGAACTCGTCTGGACCAGACCGGACAGCGTCTACTCTTACCTGAGCACCTACCTCGATAACCGGAATGTGGGGGTGTGCCCTGCCCTGAAGACGACGGGAGAGAGTTCATATTTCGGGGCCGTCAGGGCCAAGGCATGCTACATATGGTACATGGGCGCCAGCGTGTACGGACGGCGCACGACGCTCGCTGATCCACTCGATCCGGATGCGGTCGCCAGCGGCCTGGCGGATGCCTCCCAGGAGCAGAATCCCTCCCGGGTCTGGCTTATGGCGGAGAGGACAAATCCCGACGTCCCCAACGGAGACGCCGAAGGAATCGGCCCGCACGGGAACCACCAGGGCAACATGCTGTTCGCGGACGGGCATGTCGCTACCGGCATGCCTGTTTTCCGTCCGACCAGCCAGAAATCTCCCTACCGCTGA
- a CDS encoding GntR family transcriptional regulator, which translates to MRLDLKIDIQTADSTDIQLERQLRRLIEEGTLKPGQRLPSVADMARELRVSTVSLNRALSRLAASGLVDRRQRRGCFVAQGQKLMNVAVVMESSLSDEPAWFARTLMNHLRLEGSRLGWICRMYDGAWSFRRQEGERVDPVFNQLMTDLSNYSFTGIIDLNSVLQGGNLPVEDHKLPVVHWGVESETPDVLLDYRDFAWQSVRHLASLGRRRIAYVRSFAEAENDRLDDLEGLSAAVRELGLPEPEILQLQVDRGGASFEREGYQRVLQAAPSWSGRADRPDALIVSDDIAARGVALALVKRQISVPDDIVVLTLANKGINLHYGVPVLRYDVDIKEIASRLLSLLMRRTLGQPEPPLPVRLKGTLPAAPATNGQETP; encoded by the coding sequence ATGCGTCTTGATCTGAAAATCGACATACAAACCGCTGACTCGACGGACATTCAGCTGGAGCGCCAGCTTCGCAGGCTGATCGAGGAAGGTACCCTGAAGCCGGGCCAGCGCCTGCCTTCGGTTGCCGACATGGCGCGGGAGTTACGGGTATCCACGGTGTCATTGAACCGCGCGCTCTCGCGCCTGGCCGCTTCGGGTCTGGTGGATCGCCGTCAGCGCCGGGGCTGTTTCGTGGCCCAGGGGCAGAAGCTGATGAATGTGGCGGTCGTGATGGAATCCAGCCTTTCGGACGAGCCGGCCTGGTTTGCCCGCACGCTGATGAACCACCTGCGTCTGGAGGGCAGCCGGCTGGGCTGGATCTGCCGCATGTACGATGGTGCGTGGAGCTTTCGCCGGCAGGAGGGGGAGCGGGTGGATCCGGTTTTCAACCAGTTGATGACGGATCTCTCCAATTATTCCTTCACCGGCATCATCGACCTGAATTCGGTGTTGCAGGGGGGCAACCTGCCGGTGGAGGACCACAAGCTGCCGGTCGTGCACTGGGGAGTGGAGAGCGAGACGCCCGATGTGTTGCTCGACTACCGGGATTTTGCCTGGCAGAGCGTGAGGCATCTCGCTTCCCTCGGGCGGAGGCGCATCGCCTATGTCAGGAGTTTTGCCGAGGCGGAAAACGACCGTCTCGACGACCTCGAGGGGTTATCCGCCGCGGTGCGGGAACTCGGTTTGCCCGAGCCGGAAATTCTCCAGTTGCAGGTCGATCGCGGCGGAGCGTCGTTCGAGCGGGAGGGTTACCAGCGCGTGTTGCAGGCGGCTCCGTCCTGGAGCGGCCGGGCCGATCGGCCGGATGCGTTGATCGTATCCGACGACATCGCCGCGCGTGGCGTGGCTCTTGCTCTGGTGAAGCGCCAGATATCCGTTCCCGACGATATCGTGGTGCTCACCCTGGCCAACAAGGGCATAAACCTTCACTACGGTGTGCCGGTTCTTCGCTACGATGTAGATATAAAGGAAATCGCCTCCCGGCTGTTGTCGCTCCTGATGCGGCGGACGCTGGGCCAGCCGGAACCGCCGCTGCCGGTCCGGCTGAAGGGCACGCTGCCGGCAGCGCCCGCAACCAATGGACAAGAAACACCATAG